The following proteins are encoded in a genomic region of Gossypium hirsutum isolate 1008001.06 chromosome D05, Gossypium_hirsutum_v2.1, whole genome shotgun sequence:
- the LOC121217893 gene encoding uncharacterized protein produces MSKEVEGVKTRGRARKASRSRDILSALEDRVVTLESSMGDIKERVEDVDDRLHDGLQSMQEQLKEYVTDNMKQLTGRDDAIEAMVVALKGEIAELKGELTIYKVALGNGRLAAAAPKPNIDVPKPKEFKGTRSARDVDNFLWGIEQYFCAKGITEDVTKVTTAAMYLSDVALLWWHRRSTDVRHSGSEIETWEEFRCEFKAQFYPEYAEDEARARLRRLAQQGTVREYVQEFSELMLQISDMGEKEAFFSFMDGLKPWAKQELQRRGVQELTKAMSVAESLAEFGGRKDNSNSSKPRLKGNSGGDKERPTRNGDGKKPWDKRKSGPIRCFHCEGPHMIKDCPKKAALKAMEAKGDFLIAKQVGNLLRHCGSSKGRLTSSIRRMRRGRR; encoded by the exons atgtcaaaagaagttgagggagtgaagacccgtgggagggctaggaAAGCCAGTCGCTCAAGGGACATATTGTCTGCTTTAGAGGATCGCGTCGTCACTCTCGAGAGTTCAATGGGGGATATCAAGGAGAGGGTGGAAGACGTTGATGATAGGCTCCATGATGGACTGCAGTCCATGCAGGAGCAGCTTAAAGAGTATGTGACGGATAATATGAAACAGTTGACTGGTAGAGATGATGCCATTGAGGCTATGGTGGTGGCCTTGAAGGGAGAGATTGcggagctcaagggtgaactcacaatctacaaggTTGCCTTGGGCAATGGTCGGTTAGCGGCTGCCGCACCCAAGCCCAATATTGATGTTCCCAAGCCAAAAGAGTTTAAGGGAACAAGGTCCGCAAGAGATGTGGACAACTTTTTGTGGGGAATCGAGCAATACTtctgtgccaaaggcatcacgGAGGATGTCACTAAGGTAACTACTGCTGCGATGTATTTATCTGACGTTGCTTTGTTGTGGTGGCATCGTAGGTCCACTGATGTGAGACATAGTGGGTCTGAAATCGAAACATGGGAGGAGTTTCGATGTGAGTTCAAAGCACAATTTTACCCAGAGTATGCCGAGGATGAGGCTCGGGCAAGGTTGCGTCGGCTTGCGCAACAAGGCACTGTGAGGGAGTATGTACAGGAGTTTAGCGAGCTTATGCTCCAAATCTCAGATATGGGGGAGAAAGAGGCATTCTTTTCCTTTATGGACGGATTAAAACCGTGGGCGAAGCAAGAGTTGCAGCGCCGAGGAGTTCAAGAGCTCACCAAGGCTATGTCAGTAGCAGAATCACTTGCTGAATTTGGTGGGAGGAAAGACAATTCCAATTCTTCTAAACCCAGATTAAAGGGTAATAGTGGGGGAGATAAAGAAAGGCCCACTAGGAACGGCGATGGTAAGAAACCTTGGGACAAGAGAAAGAGTGGGCCTATAAGGTGCTTCCACTGTgagggtccacatatgatcaaggaCTGTCCAAAGAAGGCCGCTCTCAAGGCTATGGAAGCAAAGGG GGACTTCCTGATAGCGAAGCAAGTTGGGAACCTGCTGAGGCATTGTGGCAGTTCCAAGGGAAGATTGACCAGTTCCATAAGGAGGAtgcgacgagggcgtcgctag
- the LOC107959742 gene encoding cullin-4 isoform X1, with protein MDEEKDKDMVSSLLEFKASLDSILEESFSKNEAFCNTIKDSFEHLINLRQNRPAELIAKFLDEKLRDGNKGTSEEELEGTLDKVLVLFRFIQGKDVFEAFYKKDLAKRLLLGKSASIDAEKSMISKLKTECGS; from the exons ATGGATGAAGAGAAAGACAAGGACATGGTGTCTTCCTTGTTAGAATTCAAGGCTTCACTTGACTCCATATTAGAAGAAAGCTTTTCCAAGAATGAGGCATTTTGCAACACCATTAAGGATTCTTTTGAGCATCTAATTAATCTTCGTCAG AATCGACCTGCTGAGCTTATTGCTAAGTTTCTGGATGAAAAGCTTCGTGATGGTAATAAGGGTACTTCTGAAGAGGAATTAGAGGGTACACTTGATAAAGTTTTGGTTTTATTCAGGTTCATCCAG GGCAAGGATGTTTTTGAAGCATTCTATAAGAAAGATCTTGCTAAAAGGCTGCTATTAGGGAAGAGTGCTTCTATTGATGCAGAGAAATCCATGATTTCTAAG CTGAAGACAGAGTGTGGCAGCTAG
- the LOC107959742 gene encoding cullin-4 isoform X2, producing the protein MDEEKDKDMVSSLLEFKASLDSILEESFSKNEAFCNTIKDSFEHLINLRQLRDGNKGTSEEELEGTLDKVLVLFRFIQGKDVFEAFYKKDLAKRLLLGKSASIDAEKSMISKLKTECGS; encoded by the exons ATGGATGAAGAGAAAGACAAGGACATGGTGTCTTCCTTGTTAGAATTCAAGGCTTCACTTGACTCCATATTAGAAGAAAGCTTTTCCAAGAATGAGGCATTTTGCAACACCATTAAGGATTCTTTTGAGCATCTAATTAATCTTCGTCAG CTTCGTGATGGTAATAAGGGTACTTCTGAAGAGGAATTAGAGGGTACACTTGATAAAGTTTTGGTTTTATTCAGGTTCATCCAG GGCAAGGATGTTTTTGAAGCATTCTATAAGAAAGATCTTGCTAAAAGGCTGCTATTAGGGAAGAGTGCTTCTATTGATGCAGAGAAATCCATGATTTCTAAG CTGAAGACAGAGTGTGGCAGCTAG